A DNA window from bacterium contains the following coding sequences:
- a CDS encoding HypC/HybG/HupF family hydrogenase formation chaperone encodes MCLAVPMQLVERHGDHGIVANSGVTLRIALVLTPDAQIGDYLLVHAGYSLSIIDECEAAATLRTLKDLGVTES; translated from the coding sequence ATGTGTCTGGCTGTACCCATGCAACTTGTTGAACGACACGGCGATCATGGCATCGTGGCGAATAGCGGTGTGACGCTGCGCATCGCGCTGGTGCTCACTCCGGATGCGCAGATCGGCGACTACCTGCTTGTTCATGCGGGATATTCACTGTCCATCATAGACGAATGCGAAGCCGCAGCGACGTTGCGTACGCTGAAGGATCTGGGAGTCACCGAATCGTGA
- the hypF gene encoding carbamoyltransferase HypF, giving the protein MDTCVASQLVHRELRIAGVVQGVGFRPFVYRLAREHGLMGQVWNDASGVVVHVQGDAEGIARFERRIGQEHPQAARVDHLTSRSLPVAEYTAFRIVTSRAESHIDTHVSADLALCSECRREFMQPDNRRHGHLFINCTECGPRFTITRALPYDRPSTTMAGFPMCPACNREYDDPSDRRFHAQPVACPHCGPTLQFSIRQRDAWCDVADHYEAIGMASALLGRGGIVLLQGIGGFHLTCSATDHETVTELRRRKHRGAKPLAVMFPDERLLLEWCSADAEELACLRSPRAPILILEQRDHCPVAAAVAPDQHMIGTMLPYSPLHFALMREYGKPLVMTSANESDEPIIYNVDHAKQRMMHVADGMLSHNRAIHMFADDSIVRKLAGAMRVVRRARGYVPESVRAPARFGAPMLGFGADLKNTFALGRGDSVILSQHLGDLSGDQSLSAARFALDHFVKLYDMRVAVGACDLHPDYASTRFAERWCGERDIPLLRVQHHHAHLAACLGEHGEYGPALGLILDGTGYGTDHTIWGGELLYGDLAEFTRVGNLEPVRMPGNEAAAREPWRMALAWLERAFGSQWSALDLPLLKHVGQDHGEQAAQMLLSAELNSRFVNTSSMGRLLDACAALAGFGTRRQFEGQAAMWLEGSLKIQRGTGYPMEIVAESGRLTLAAGGLFRELAHDVEHGVELSVLSYRVHEGLAQGWVELTRRAAEQIGCSTVALSGGCFQNRYLLERVKALLQTQGMRVLIPERIPMNDGGISFGQVCIANARVR; this is encoded by the coding sequence ATGGACACGTGCGTTGCATCCCAACTTGTTCATCGTGAGCTACGCATTGCCGGAGTTGTTCAGGGCGTGGGCTTTCGTCCGTTTGTCTACCGGTTGGCGCGTGAACACGGGCTCATGGGACAGGTGTGGAATGATGCGAGCGGCGTGGTTGTGCATGTGCAAGGCGACGCGGAAGGCATTGCGCGATTTGAGCGCCGCATCGGTCAGGAGCACCCTCAGGCGGCGCGGGTAGACCATTTGACGAGCCGATCTCTTCCGGTAGCGGAGTACACAGCATTCCGTATTGTCACGAGCCGCGCTGAGTCGCACATTGACACGCATGTTTCGGCCGACCTGGCGCTTTGTTCCGAATGCAGGCGGGAATTCATGCAACCTGATAACCGGCGTCATGGCCACCTGTTCATCAACTGCACGGAGTGCGGGCCGCGCTTCACCATTACACGTGCATTGCCGTATGATCGTCCGTCAACGACCATGGCGGGCTTTCCGATGTGCCCGGCGTGCAACCGTGAATACGATGATCCATCGGATCGGCGATTTCATGCGCAGCCTGTGGCATGTCCGCATTGCGGGCCGACGCTGCAGTTCAGCATTCGGCAGCGTGATGCATGGTGTGACGTCGCTGATCACTATGAGGCCATCGGCATGGCGTCGGCACTGCTGGGGCGCGGCGGAATTGTGCTGCTACAAGGCATCGGCGGATTCCATCTGACCTGCAGCGCGACTGACCATGAAACGGTAACCGAGTTGCGCCGTCGCAAGCACCGCGGCGCCAAACCGCTTGCCGTGATGTTCCCGGATGAGCGGTTGCTGCTGGAGTGGTGCAGTGCAGATGCCGAAGAGCTGGCCTGCCTGCGCTCGCCGCGCGCACCGATTTTGATTTTGGAACAACGCGACCATTGTCCGGTCGCCGCAGCGGTGGCCCCGGACCAGCACATGATCGGAACCATGCTGCCATACTCTCCGCTGCATTTCGCGCTCATGCGTGAATATGGCAAACCCTTGGTGATGACCAGCGCGAATGAGTCCGATGAGCCGATCATTTACAACGTGGACCATGCAAAACAACGAATGATGCATGTCGCGGACGGTATGCTCAGTCACAATCGTGCCATACACATGTTCGCGGATGACTCGATTGTGCGCAAGTTGGCGGGCGCAATGCGCGTGGTGCGGCGCGCGCGCGGTTATGTTCCTGAAAGCGTGCGAGCGCCTGCGCGGTTTGGCGCGCCGATGTTGGGGTTCGGCGCGGATCTTAAGAATACATTTGCGCTGGGGCGCGGCGATAGTGTTATATTGTCGCAGCATCTTGGCGACCTCAGCGGCGATCAATCGCTGTCGGCCGCGCGATTTGCGCTGGACCATTTTGTGAAACTGTATGACATGCGCGTTGCGGTCGGGGCTTGCGATCTGCATCCAGACTATGCTTCTACGAGATTCGCGGAGCGCTGGTGCGGGGAGCGTGACATACCGTTGTTGCGGGTTCAGCATCATCACGCGCATTTGGCGGCCTGCCTTGGCGAGCATGGTGAATACGGTCCGGCGCTTGGGTTGATTCTTGACGGCACGGGTTACGGGACCGATCACACGATCTGGGGCGGCGAGTTGTTGTACGGCGATCTCGCCGAATTCACGCGCGTTGGGAATCTTGAGCCGGTGCGAATGCCGGGAAACGAAGCGGCGGCGCGTGAGCCGTGGCGCATGGCGCTCGCATGGCTTGAGCGCGCGTTTGGATCACAATGGTCGGCTTTAGATCTTCCGTTGTTGAAACACGTTGGCCAAGATCATGGCGAGCAAGCGGCGCAGATGCTGTTGTCCGCCGAATTAAACAGTCGCTTCGTGAACACGAGCAGTATGGGGCGGTTGTTGGATGCTTGTGCGGCACTGGCGGGGTTTGGAACACGGCGGCAGTTCGAAGGGCAAGCGGCGATGTGGTTGGAAGGATCGTTGAAGATTCAGAGGGGCACGGGTTATCCCATGGAGATTGTCGCCGAGTCGGGCAGGCTTACGCTCGCGGCGGGCGGACTGTTCAGGGAACTCGCGCATGATGTCGAGCACGGTGTGGAACTAAGTGTGCTTTCGTACCGCGTGCACGAGGGGCTGGCGCAGGGGTGGGTCGAGTTAACGAGGCGGGCGGCGGAGCAGATTGGGTGCAGCACGGTCGCATTGAGCGGCGGCTGTTTTCAGAATCGCTATTTGTTGGAGCGAGTAAAGGCCTTGTTGCAAACGCAGGGCATGCGGGTGTTGATTCCCGAGCGAATACCCATGAATGACGGCGGAATATCTTTTGGACAGGTATGTATTGCAAATGCGCGGGTGAGATAA
- a CDS encoding hydrogenase maturation protease — MREPLVIGVGNTLRGDDGVAAQLLSSWHDAPDVLLVPQLTIDLAPIIAQHPAVLIVDAAVCLAPGEWTLEKVRGCASTHSAFGHELNPGELIAVTEALFGAIVDVDLLCIGAQQFDRADTLSPAVTQVLPDVLDTVREWWAARADVQPETTTLLES, encoded by the coding sequence ATGCGTGAACCTCTTGTCATAGGTGTGGGCAACACGCTGCGCGGCGACGACGGCGTGGCCGCACAACTGCTTTCGTCCTGGCACGACGCACCGGATGTGCTGCTCGTGCCGCAATTGACGATTGATCTCGCGCCGATCATTGCACAACACCCGGCGGTCTTGATTGTAGACGCAGCGGTCTGTCTGGCACCAGGCGAGTGGACTCTTGAGAAAGTGCGGGGTTGCGCATCCACGCATTCGGCGTTCGGACATGAATTGAATCCCGGGGAACTGATCGCGGTCACGGAGGCGCTCTTCGGCGCCATCGTTGACGTGGATCTGTTGTGCATCGGTGCCCAGCAATTCGACCGTGCCGACACGCTAAGTCCGGCTGTTACACAGGTATTACCTGACGTTCTGGACACAGTGCGCGAGTGGTGGGCTGCGCGCGCGGACGTGCAACCAGAAACGACAACGCTATTAGAATCATAG
- a CDS encoding Ni/Fe hydrogenase subunit alpha — protein MTKTISINPITRIEGHAKITLHLNDSGTVEQAFFHTTQFRGFEKICEGRPYYEMPALMARSCGICPVAHLIAGAKACDEILAVKIPRPAMILRRLMNYAQIVQSHALCFFYLSSPDFVFGFDGDPAIRNIAGLAAKDPQLARDGIRLRQFGQQIIELLGGKRIHPSWIVPGGVSEPLSREHRDEIFGKLPEMKAIAVRTLQTFKPVLQSYAAEIETFGNFPSLFMGLVDEKGELEHYDGKLRMVDSVGNVIVHGLDPAQYGEIIGEAVEPWTFMKFPYYKPMGYPAGMYRVGPQARLNVVTRCGTPLADAELEEYRAFCGRPALSAYHNHWARLIEILFCIERLERKLADDSILDKHVRAGAAANSLDGIGVAEAPRGTIIHHYHVDDQGVMQWANMIIATGHNNLAMNRSILQVARGFVDGSRLTEGMLNRVEAVIRAYDPCLSCSTHAVGKMPLRVELYTPDRALADTLVRDDA, from the coding sequence GTGACGAAAACGATAAGTATCAATCCGATTACGCGCATTGAAGGCCATGCGAAGATCACGCTGCACTTAAACGATAGCGGGACGGTCGAGCAGGCATTTTTCCATACGACCCAGTTCCGCGGATTTGAGAAGATCTGCGAAGGCCGTCCTTACTATGAGATGCCAGCGTTGATGGCGCGCTCGTGCGGCATTTGCCCGGTTGCGCACTTGATTGCGGGCGCCAAGGCGTGTGACGAGATTCTCGCGGTGAAAATCCCGCGTCCCGCGATGATCTTGCGACGTCTGATGAATTACGCGCAGATTGTTCAGTCGCACGCGCTGTGTTTCTTCTACCTGTCTTCGCCGGATTTCGTGTTCGGATTCGACGGCGATCCGGCGATCCGCAACATTGCGGGCCTGGCGGCCAAGGATCCGCAACTGGCGCGTGATGGCATACGATTGCGGCAATTTGGTCAGCAGATTATCGAGCTGCTGGGCGGCAAGCGCATTCATCCGTCGTGGATCGTTCCCGGCGGCGTGAGCGAACCGCTGTCGCGGGAGCATCGTGACGAGATATTTGGAAAGCTGCCGGAGATGAAGGCGATCGCCGTGCGCACGCTGCAGACATTCAAGCCGGTTTTGCAATCGTACGCCGCGGAGATCGAGACTTTTGGGAATTTTCCGTCGCTGTTTATGGGCCTCGTCGACGAAAAGGGCGAGTTGGAACACTATGACGGCAAGCTGCGCATGGTGGACTCGGTTGGCAACGTGATTGTGCATGGGCTTGATCCGGCGCAATACGGCGAGATCATCGGCGAAGCCGTGGAGCCTTGGACTTTCATGAAGTTCCCGTACTACAAGCCGATGGGCTATCCGGCGGGGATGTATCGCGTGGGACCGCAAGCGCGGTTGAACGTGGTGACGCGCTGCGGGACTCCGCTGGCGGATGCAGAGCTTGAAGAATATCGGGCATTTTGCGGCCGGCCAGCGCTCAGCGCTTACCACAATCATTGGGCGCGCCTGATTGAGATCTTGTTCTGCATTGAACGGCTCGAACGGAAGCTGGCGGATGATTCGATTCTCGACAAGCACGTGCGTGCGGGAGCGGCGGCGAACAGCCTGGACGGGATTGGCGTGGCCGAAGCTCCGCGCGGGACGATCATTCACCACTACCACGTGGACGATCAAGGCGTGATGCAGTGGGCGAACATGATCATCGCCACCGGGCACAACAATTTGGCAATGAATCGCAGCATCCTGCAAGTCGCACGCGGATTTGTGGACGGAAGTCGTCTGACGGAGGGCATGTTAAACCGCGTTGAGGCGGTGATTCGCGCCTACGATCCGTGTTTGAGCTGCTCGACGCATGCGGTCGGGAAGATGCCGTTGCGCGTCGAGCTCTATACGCCGGATCGCGCATTGGCCGACACACTGGTTCGGGATGATGCGTGA
- a CDS encoding NADP oxidoreductase translates to MSKLTLATVWLDGCSGCHMSFLDTDERLIALLEHVDLVYSPLVDAKEFPEHVDITLIEGSISTNEDVEKIRMVRRRTRILIALGDCAVTGNVPAMRNSFGPEATLRRAYHELEPLHAQTPREDLPVLLDKVVPVHDMVKVDLHLPGCPPPADAIFYALHALVTSQNPDVKHLTRFGK, encoded by the coding sequence ATGAGTAAGCTCACACTGGCCACGGTCTGGCTGGACGGCTGTTCGGGGTGTCACATGTCGTTTCTCGACACGGACGAGCGGCTCATCGCGCTGCTTGAGCACGTGGACCTGGTCTACAGTCCGCTGGTTGACGCCAAGGAGTTTCCGGAGCATGTGGACATAACGCTGATCGAAGGCTCAATCAGCACGAACGAAGACGTAGAGAAGATTCGCATGGTTCGCAGGCGGACGCGGATACTGATCGCGTTAGGCGACTGTGCGGTGACGGGGAATGTTCCGGCGATGCGCAACTCGTTTGGACCGGAGGCGACGTTGCGCCGCGCTTACCACGAATTGGAACCGCTGCACGCGCAGACTCCGCGCGAGGACCTGCCCGTTTTGCTTGACAAAGTCGTGCCGGTGCATGACATGGTCAAGGTAGACTTGCATTTGCCGGGCTGTCCACCGCCCGCGGACGCGATATTTTACGCGCTGCACGCGCTTGTGACGTCGCAGAATCCGGACGTGAAACATCTGACCCGGTTTGGAAAGTAG
- the hoxU gene encoding bidirectional hydrogenase complex protein HoxU, producing the protein MTLVQPIQIITLTIDGHPVGASSDETILDVARQHGFFIPTLCFLDGLVPYGACRLCLVEVKGSYRLLPACMTKVQEGMEVTTDSPRLQSYRRWILELLFTERNHVCSVCVANGFCELQSLAEALGMDHVRLPYLHPKFTVDATHDRFVSDNNRCVLCSRCVRVCGDVEGAHTLDVMGRGIKTRVISDLDDPWGESPTCTRCSKCAQVCPTGAIKEKGRRSVGEKFKRRDLIAEIAKLREGKHE; encoded by the coding sequence ATGACACTCGTTCAACCGATACAGATTATCACGCTGACGATAGACGGACATCCGGTGGGAGCCAGCAGCGACGAGACGATTCTCGACGTGGCGCGTCAGCACGGGTTTTTCATCCCGACGCTGTGCTTTCTCGACGGTCTTGTGCCGTACGGCGCATGCCGACTCTGCCTTGTGGAGGTCAAGGGCAGCTATCGGCTGCTACCGGCCTGCATGACGAAAGTTCAGGAGGGCATGGAAGTGACGACGGACAGTCCGCGGCTGCAGAGCTACCGTCGCTGGATCCTGGAGCTGCTCTTCACGGAGCGCAATCACGTTTGCTCAGTATGTGTGGCGAACGGTTTTTGCGAACTCCAGAGTCTGGCTGAAGCACTGGGGATGGATCATGTACGGCTCCCCTATCTGCATCCGAAGTTCACGGTTGACGCGACGCACGACCGTTTTGTGTCAGACAACAACCGTTGCGTGCTGTGCAGCCGTTGCGTCCGCGTTTGCGGCGACGTTGAAGGGGCGCACACGTTGGACGTGATGGGCCGAGGCATCAAGACGCGCGTGATCAGCGATCTGGATGATCCGTGGGGTGAATCGCCGACCTGCACACGCTGTAGTAAGTGCGCGCAGGTATGTCCGACCGGTGCCATCAAGGAGAAGGGTCGGCGCAGCGTGGGCGAGAAGTTCAAGCGCCGCGATCTGATCGCCGAGATTGCCAAGCTGCGGGAGGGTAAACATGAGTAA